In the genome of Bordetella avium, the window CCACCGTATCCACGCGCACCGCTTCGACACCCATGCCGCGGGCCAGACTGACCCAGTCCAGCTTGGGATCGACCAGGTCCAGCATGCGCTGCGCATTGCGGCCCGGCTCTTGCACTCCGACGTTGCGCATCTCGCCATGCAGCGTCTGATAGCTGTTGTTGGCATAGACAATGGTCAGGCAGTTCAGACGCTCCCGCGCCTGCGTCCAGAGCGCCTGCACGGTATACATGCCGCTGCCGTCGGCTTGCATGGTGACGACTTTGCGATCCGGGCAGGCGACGGCGGCGCCTGCGGCCATGGGAATACCGATACCGATAGCACCGCCTGTCAGTTGGAGCCAATCGTGCGGGGCGGCATTGATGCTGTGCGAGCCGATTTCGCGGCCCTGGGTAATAGACTCATCGACCACAATGGCGTTTTCGGGCAGATGACGCATCGTGAGCAGATTGACGGCGGCGCTGGTGAGCTTGCCCGAGGTGGGCAGGGCTTCGGTCCAGCCCGGCGCGGCCAGTTGCGGCGCATCCGGCTTGATGCCCAGCTCTTCGGCCAGCCATTCCAGCGCATGCGCCAGATCCTGCTCCTGAGTGGCCAGGGTGACGGTATGGCAACCCTCGGGGGCCAGCAGGCTGGGCTTGCCGGGGTAGGCAAAGAAAGCCACCGGCGAACGCGAACCCACCAACACCAGATTGCGCACATCTTTTAGAAATTCCAGCGCCATATCCACGGGATACGGCAAACGCTCGACCGGCGCACGGCCCAGGCCGCGCTCGATGCGTCGGTTAGACGTTTCGCTGGCCAGGCGCACACCCGTCGCTTGAGCAATGCGCGCCGCCGCGGCCAGCGCCCGGCCGCGCAAAGCATCGCCACCCAGCAGCAAGGTGGTGTTTTCTCCCGACCGGATGGCAGCGGCGGCGGCGCGCACCGCGTCGCCATCAGGACGCGCGGGGCCATCGAACGCGACCGGCCGGGGCGCGGGCGTGTTGTCGGGAAGGTCGGTCCAGGCGGCGTTGGCCGGCAGGAATAAGGTGGCGACCTGACCCGGCGCCTGACGGGCAGCGCGGATGGCCTCGCCCGTGCGGGCGGCGACCGAAGCGGCGTCCTCGATCCGCCCTACCCAATGCGACATCGGACGCGCAACGGCCTCGCCATCGCTGGTGAGCGGCGCGTCGTATTGCACATGATAGGTAGCGTGATCGCCCACCACGTTGACCATCGGGGTGCGAGCGCGGCGGGCATTGTGCAGATTGGCCAGGCCGTTGCCCAGACCGGGCCCCAGGTGCAACAAAGTCGCTGCGGGTTTGTCGGCCATGCGGGCATAGCCGTCGGCCGCCCCCGTTACCACGCCTTCGAACAGGCCCAGCACGCAACGCATGCGCGGCTTGCGGTCCAGTGCGGCGACAAAGTGCATTTCCGAGGTGCCAGGGTTGGCAAAGCAAACGTCGATGTCATTGACAAGCAGGGTATCGCAAAGGCTGTCGGCGCCGTTCATGGTTCAAGGTCACAGTCAAAGAAAAAGGGCGGGCAGGCCTAGCGCCTGCCCGGTTGCCGGACATGATAGGGACAGGCCGCAACGGCCGCTAGATCCATTTCGGCGCCCCGAGATGGAACCACTCGCAGCCGTCCGCGCGAACCCAGGGTTGTAGAGCGGGTCAGGCAGGACTGAGGATCTGCCCCAGAAAAGCCTGGGCTCTTTCACTTTGCGGCGCGGTAAAAAAACGCTGCGGCGGCGCGCTCTCGACGATGCGCCCCCCATCCATGAACACCACCCTGTCACCGACCTCGCGCGCAAAACCCATCTCATGCGTGACGCAGATCATGGTCATGCCTTCGCGCGCAAGTTCGACCATTGTTTCCAGCACTTCCTTGACCATTTCCGGGTCCAGCGCCGAGGTAGGCTCGTCAAACAACATGACTTTGGGCTGCATGCATAGCGCGCGCGCAATCGCCACGCGCTGTTTTTGCCCCCCCGACAACTGGCCGGGGAATTTATCGGCCAGTTGCGGGATACGCACGCGCTGCAAATACTGCATGGCGCGCGCCTCGGCCTCGGCGGGCGCTACGCGTTTGACGCGCATGGGCGCCAAGGTGCAGTTCTGCAATACGGTCAGATGCGGAAACAAGTTGAAGTGCTGGAACACCATGCCGACATCGGCGCGGATGCGCTCGATATTGGAGAGTTGCTCATTCAGTTCAATACCATTGACGACGATATCGCCCTGCTGATGCTCTTCCAGCCGGTTGATGAGACGGATAGTGGTGGACTTCCCGGAACCCGAGGGGCCGCAGAGAATCAGTTTTTCGCCGGCATGAACGTCCAGGGAGAGGTTGTCGATAACTTTGAAATCGCCATACCATTTGGAGACACCGCGCAGGCTGATAATGGGTTGGGCGCTCATGCTTCAGGCCTTGGTAATGTCATGGTTTTCGCCGGCGCCGTTCCAGTAGCCGGGCACGGCAAGCCGTTTTTCAGAGCGTCTGAACACCCAAGACAGCACGCTGCACATACAGAAATAGATGATGCCCACCATGGTGTAGACGGTCAGCGCCTGGAAGGTTGCGCCGGCCAGCATTTCACCGGCTCGCATCAACTCGTAGACACTGATGACGGCGACCAGCGAGGTTTCCTTGATCAGCACCAGCGTGTAGTTGCCCAAGGCAGGAAACACGGTGCGCAGCGCCTGGGGCAGCACAATGTCGCGCAGCCTGTGAAAACGCGACAGGCCCAGCGCCCGCGCCGCTTCGTATTGACCGGAATCCACAGACTGGATACCGCTGCGAAACAGCTCGGCGAGGTAGGCGCCAAAGTTCAGCGTGAGGCCTAGCACCCCTGCCGTGAAGCCCCCGATCACCACCCCCATTTCGGGCAGACCGTAGTAGATGTAGAACAGTTGCAGCAACAGGGGCGTACCGCGTATGACCTCGATGTAAAAGCGGGCGGCGCGTGAGAGCACCGCCGACTTGGATAAACGGCACAGACAGACGACCAAGCCTACCGCAACCGCTAAAAACGCCGAACAGAAGAAAAGCGCCAGCGTCCAGAGCGAGCCTTCGGCCAGCGGCGTCAAATACATCTTGAGGGTGGCGATATCCATCGTCATCTCCTGCGCTTATTGGCTCATCAGATCCGCCACACCCCACTTGCGCCCGATCTCGGCCATCTCGCCGTTTTGCTTCATCGTGGCGATGGCCGCGTTCACGGCGTCGAGGAGATCTTTATTCCCCTTCTCAACGGCCAGGCCCACCTGCCACTTCTTCTCGGGGTGATAGGTCGTGTCGAGCTTCACGCCCGGGATCTTGCGGGTCTGGATTTGATAGATGATGCTAGGCGGATCGACGATGCCAAGGTCGATGCGGCCGGCGCGCACATCGGCTAACAGCGTCGCATAGTCCTGGTAGGTCGTGACCTTGGTGCCTGGCATGTCCTTGATCATATTGAACTGCACGGAATCCACGAGCACCCCCACCCGCTGGCCTTTCATGTCGCCAAAGCGGGCATAGCTTTTCTTGCTCTTGTCGCTGACGACAATGCCCTCGCCCCATTCATACACGGGCGCGCTGAAGTCGATGACGCGCGCGCGCTCTTGCGTGATAAAGAGCGGCGCGGACATGACGTCGGCCCGGCCGGATGTCAGGGTGGGGATGAGGCCCGAAAACGGCACCTCGGATAGCTTCATGCTGACCTTCAGGTGTTGGGCCACGCCCTGCGCGACATCGACCATAATGCCTTCGAGCTGGTTGCTCGCCGGGTTCTTGAAACCATGCGGCGGCGCGGAGGCCGTGGTGATGACGTTCATGCTGCCCGCAGCTCGGATCTGCTCCAAGCTGCGCGCCTGTGACAGACCCGCCGAGCACAGCAGGCTGATGGCCAACAGACTGTTGATGATGCGTTTCATCGTTTTCCCCTTGCGGTTGTTATGGCCGGCCCATTTAGGCATGGCGCCGGATAGCGGCGACGGCCAATGCAAGAAACTCCTGCATCACGGTCGCAGCCAGAAAGGCCGTGGCGCCGCCGACATCCTGAGGCGGCGATACGGTGTTCACGTCGAATGCCACGAAGTTCAGGCCCGATAGGCGCCGCAGCAGGGCCAGACCCTCCTTCGCCGTCAACCCGCCCCATTCGGGCGTACACACACCCGGCGCACAAGAAGGGTCGAAAACGTCCATATCGAAACACAGATAGACCGGACGATCGCCGACGCGGCGCTTGATCTCGTCAAGCATCGCCACCTGGTCGCGGTCAAAATCATCGAAGGGAATCACGGTATAGCCGACCTCGCGGCTATACTCGACCACACCGCCCATAAAAGAGTTGCCGCGTGTGCCCACATGAAAGCTGGCGCTTACGTCCAGCAGGGTTTCTTCGGCGGCTCGGGTAAAGGTGCTTGCCGTGTTGTAGCCGGAAACCGGGTAAGTATCGGTATGCGCATCGAAATGCAGCACTACCAGACCGGGATGACGCCGTCCCACCGCCCGCAACTGCGGCAAGGTCACTGCCCCATCTCCACCCATCGTGACAGGAATGGCGCCAGCCTCCAGGATGCGATCCACCGCTGTCTCGATCACAGGATAGGAGCGCTCGGGGTCGCCAGGCCAACACACCACATTGCCCGCATCCACGGCCCGCAAGAACTGCGCGGGGTTCTCCACGCCCGCACGGCGAAACAAATCAAAAGGCCGCAATAGCCGCGACTGTTCGCGGATGGCGTCCGGCCCCTGGCGCGATCCGACACGAAAGGGATGGGTGCCGCAATCAAACGGAATGCCCAATACACAGACCCCTGGCGCTTCATCTTGCACCGACGGCGCAGGCAGGTCCATGAAACGACTCCCTGGCGCAAACACGGTGGTGTCCGCGAGCGCGAATTCCTTTTGCAGCACAAGCCCTCCCCCAAAGCGCCGTAGCGCCTGTTTGTTTAATCATATCGTCTACCGATATGGTCATGTCATTATTGAGCGATGAGAAAACAAACGGAATTAGGGAATTCCCCGGCGGAAAGCAGGCAAGGACAGCGGAAAGGCGATGCGACCGAGCGGCGCGGAACACGATAGCGGCAAGCAGGTTTGCGGCGACCGGCGACATGCGCGAGCGCCTCGAACAGCAGCAGGCCTACACCGTGGATTGTTGTGAAGATGGCGGCCAATGGCGGGCAGGCCTGCCGATCGGCGCCAAGGGCGCATACGTTGCGTGCGCAGCTATTTTTAGCAGGCGCCAGCGCGCCGCTCTACGGCCACTGCCCTGACTGCTAAGCCTGAGTGGGCTGACATCCGCGGCCCCGCCTGCGGCCTGGCTTAAGCGCCTAGACCGGCGCTTCCATCATGTAAAAGGGCTGGGTCAGGCCGATGGTGCGCGACGCACTGATGGCATGCGCGGTCTCGACCACTTGCGGGCCGAAAACCGCCTGCGCCTCTTCGAAAGACCAACGGCTGGCTGGCACGGAAACATTGATCGCCCCCACCGGCGTACCCATCGGATCGAGGATCGGGGCGCTGACGGTGATGTCGCCCGGATAGAACTCGCTATTCGAACGCGCATAGCCATGCTGGCGGGCATAGGCCACCTCAGCCATCAGGGCGTCCAGGTCGGTGATGCTGTTGGCGGTATGGGCGCGGCGTTCGCAGGCCGCCATGAGCGCACGGGCACGATCCTCGTCCAGACGGGACAGCACCGCCCGGCCGGCGGCCGTGCAGTAAATCGGCAAGCGCTTGCCAACCGGCATGTGAACAAACATCTGCTTGTGCGTGGCAAAGCGCGCCACGTACACCATATCCAGACCATCGGGCTCAGCCAGGCTGCAGGTTTCTTCGCTGCTGCGATTAAGCAGATGCAGAAAAGGATTGCCGCCCAACACCAGGGCGCTGGTTTGCGCATAGCGCATGCCCAGCTCCAGCGAACGCGGCGACAGCGAGAATTTCTTGGTTTGCGGATGCTTGCGCAAATAGCCCAAAACCCAGAGCGTATGAGCAAAGCGCTGTACGGCGCTTTTAGACAGGCCCGTGGCCTCGGCCAACTCAGGCAGGGTTAATGCAGGACGGCCCTCACTGAAAGCAGATAGCAGCGAGATGCCTCGCGCCAGCGCGGCGACGTAAAGAGGAGAATCCTCAGCAGATGCGGACATAAGGGCACTCAGATCAGGGTGCGCATAGCGTACCGCAATCCGAACTATCCATATCGCTCACCGATGCAAATTATTTCGCACAGAGGGACCAGGCCGCTATCTTGCACGCAGCGGCACGCACGGCGGATTACGGTGTTTTGCCTTCGGCCAGGCCCGAGGTATCGAGGCTGAAGGCAGCGGCTGCGCGGCCGATACGATCGTTGACGGCATCCCAGGCCGCGTCGGTTGGCGGGGCTTCGACCCAGATACGTTCGTAGCCCTGCGCATCCAGCTCACGCAAGGTGGCGTACAGCGCCTGGGCGTAACGCGCCGGATCTGCCGGCACCCGATGCCAGATCAGCCCGTCGCCTTCCTGCGGCGGCCAGCTATAGGCCACCAGCGCAATGCGGCCATGGATTTTGCCAAGCGGACGAGAGGCCCTGTCCACCAGTTCCAGCGGGGTGCGGGGCGCATAATGCGCCTTTAAGGTGCCCGAAGCGCGCGGCGCGGCTGCATCAGGACGGCGCACCGCCACGCCAAGCACCTGGGCGATTTGTTCGGCGCTGATGTGCCCCGGGCGCAGCAGCACCGGCCCCATGCCCTGATCCAGGCGGGAAAGATCGAGAATCGTGGATTCGATACCCACCTCGGATGCGCCGCCGTCGAGCACCGGCATGCCGGCCGCCACTTCACGCGGAAATTCACTGCGGACATGAGCGGCCAGTGTGGGGGAAACATGGCCAAAGGTATTGGCGGACGGCGCAGCTACGCCGCCCTGCCCGCCCGGCTTTTGCGCGGCGAAGGCCGCCAGCAAGGCCTGCGCGACGGGGTGAGAAGGACAGCGGATGCCAATGCTGTCCTGCCCGCCGCTGACGGCCTCGCCCACACCAGGGCGGCGCTTGAGAATCAGCGTCAAGGGACCGGGCCAGAAAGCCTCGATCAGTTTGCTGGCTTCGGGCGGCACTTCGCTGGCCCAATAACCGGGATCGCCCTGCGGAGCGATATGCACGATGACAGGATGATTGGCCGGCCGGCCTTTAGCGGCATAAATGCCGGCTACGGCCTGAGCGTTCTCAGCGTCAGCGCCCAAGCCGTAAACCGTTTCCGTAGGAAAGGCGACGAGACCGCCTTCGAGCAGCCGCCGCGCGGCAGCCTGGATTTGCGCATCACTCATGATCGGGATCGGGCAGACCCAGCGCCTGCGCCACGCGGGCGGCGCCGCGCCGCGCCTCATCCAGGGTGGCGCCAACGATATTCACATGACCCATCTTGCGGCCATGCCGCGCGTCGCGCTTGCCGTAAAGATGCAACTTGGCCGCGTCCACCGACAGCGCCGCACTCCAGTCGGGCTCGCGCTGGGTTTCGCCCTCGAACCAAAGGTCGCCCAGCAGATTGAGCATGACGACCGGCGCCATGAGATCCGCACTGCCCAAGGGCAGGCCGGCCATGACCCGCGCCTGCTGCTCAAACTGGCTGGTGACACAGGCATCCATGCTGTAGTGACCGCTGTTATGCGGGCGCGGCGCGATCTCATTGACCACCAAACTGCCATCTCGCAGCACGAAAAACTCTACGCACAGCACGCCGTGATAGTCCAGGCCGCGAGCAATGGCCTGGGCCGCCGCGCGCGCCTGCGCTTGCAGGGCCGAACCCTCATCCTGGCCCACCGTCGAAACGGCCAGAATGCCATCGCGATGCACATTGCGGGCAATGGGAAAAACCACGCTGGCGCCATCGACGGCCCGCGCGATCACCACAGAAATTTCATGGTCCAGCGGCAGCAAAGCCTCCAGCACACAAGGCACGCCGCCGAACTCGGTAAAAGCCGCCAGGGCCTCTTGGCGATTGGCGACGCGGGCCTGCCCCTTGCCGTCATAACCCAGGCGCGCCACCTTGAGAATGCCAGGGAACAGCGTGTCGGGCGCCGCAACCAGGTCCGCCTCGGCGCCCACGGCGGCATGGGGAGCGACCGGAATCCCCTGCGCCGCGATAAAGCGCTTTTCGGCAATGCGGTCCTGCACCACGGCGACCGCGTCGCCAGAGGGTGTGACGCGGCATTGCGCAGCCAGCGCACGCAGGCTGTCGGCCGGCACGTTCTCGAACTCCGTCGTCACCGCCGCGCAGCGCTGCGCCAGCGCCTGAAGTCCTTGCGGATCATCGTAGGCGGCACGAATGTGCAGGTCGGCTACCATGCCGGCCGGGCACTCCTCGGCCGGGTCCAGCACCGCCACGCGGTAGCCCAGGCTTTGCGCGGCATGGCAAAACATGCGGCCCAATTGGCCTCCGCCCAGCAGGCCCAGCCAGGCGCCGGGAGCGACAAAGAGTTCGGATCGAGATTGCGACATGGTCAGGCCCGCCAGGGGCGGGAAAAACTGGGCGCTATGAAAGCGCCACGATCAAAAAAAGCCGGCAAGGCCGCAAAAGCGCAGGCCGGCGCGTCATCAGACAGGCAAGGTCATATTGCGCGCGGCCTCGGTCTGGCTGGCGCGAAAGGCAAGCAATTTGGCATGCAGCGCATCATCGGTCGTCGCGAGCGTGGCGATGGCGTGCAGCGCCGCATTGGCTGCGCCTGCCTCGCCAATGGCGAAAGTGGCCACCGGCACGCCCTTGGGCATTTGCACGATGGACAGCAGCGAATCCTCACCGCGCAGATACTTGGACGGCACGGGCACGCCGAACACCGGCACCTCCGTCAAGGCGGCCATCATGCCCGGCAAATGGGCGGCGCCGCCTGCGCCGGCAATAATGGCGCGCAGGCCGCGCTGACGGGCTACGGCGCCGTATTCGGCCATATCCTGAGGCATGCGGTGCGCGGAAATCACACGGGCCTCGAAGGGCACGCCGAAGGATTCCAGCATCGCCACCGCGTTCTTCATGACCTCCCAGTCGCTGGAAGAACCCATGATGACGCCCACCAGAGGGCTGAGGGAGGAAGAAGAAACTGCCGAGTGTTGTGTGGTCATGACCAAAAGCGCGCCGCCTGGGCAAGGATGGATAGCAACCAGGCCGGGCAATGCCCGGCCGCTAAGCCCTTTATTTTACCCGGCCCGGCGCGGCCTGCCGGGGGAAAACGCCCTAGCCGCTGTTTTCCAGGCGGAGACGGTTCTCCGGGAACCGTCTCCGTCCCGAGATCAGGCAGTCAGACGATCCAGCGCTTCGCGGTACTTGGCCGCAGTCTTTTCGAGCACGTCGGCAGGCAGGCGCGGAGCGGGAGGCGTCTTGTCCCAGGTTTGCGTTTCGAGCCAATCACGCACGAACTGCTTGTCGAAAGACGGCGGGCTGATGCCTTCGCGATAGCCGTCGGCCGGCCAGAAGCGCGAGGAGTCCGGCGTCAGGACTTCGTCCATCAGGTGCAGCGTGCCCTGATCGTCCAGACCGAATTCGAACTTGGTATCGGCAATCATGATGCCCTTGGTCGCGGCGAATTGCGCAGCCTCGCTGTACAGACGCAGCGTGACGTCGCGGATGCGCTCGGCCATTTCCTGGCCGACTTCCTTGACCACGTGCGCGAAGTCGACGTTTTCGTCGTGCATGCCGAACTCGGCCTTGGCGGCGGGCGTGAAAATGGCTTCGGGCAGCTTGCTGGCCTGATTCAGGCCGGCGGGCAGCTTGATGCCGCAAACCGCACCCGTTGCCTGATAGTCTTTCCAGCCCGAACCGATCAGGTAGCCGCGCGCGACGGCTTCGACCAGAATGGGCTTGAGACGCTTGACCACGACCGCGCGCCCCTTGACCTGCTCGACCTCGTCGGGCGCTACGACGTCTTCAGGCGCAATACCGGTCGAGTGGTTGGGCAGAATGTGGGCCAGCTTCTTGAGCCAGAACTCGGTCAGCTCGGTCAGCACCTGGCCTTTGCCCGGAATCGGGTCATCGAGAATGACGTCGAAAGCGGAGATGCGGTCGGTCACCACGATCAGCAACTTGTCGTCGCCGACCGCGTACATATCACGCACCTTGCCCCGCCCCAGAAGAGGCAGGGACTTGATGCTGGATTCATGCAAAGCGGAAGTCACGGAATGGGCCTATGGCAGTAAAGATCCCGTCGGCGGCTGACGGGAGGAGACGGCGGAGCCGGCCAGCAGGGCGATGACTGCCCCGCCGCGCACCGCCGTTTGCGCATTAGCGCAGAAAACAGCGGCGATGCGCTTATTGCACAAGCTGAGCCAGCTTGCCGGCAGCGTACTGCTGGGCAATTTCGGCCAGCGGAATCGGTTTGATCTTGCTGCCGTTGCCGGCTGCGCCGAACTCGGTGTAACGCGCCACGCAGATCGCCTTGGCGGCGGCGCGGGCGGGCTTGAGGTATTCACGCGGGTCAAACTTGCCCGGATTTTCGGCAAAGAAACGACGCACGGCGCCCGTCATGGCCAGACGGATATCGGTGTCGATGTTGATCTTGCGCACGCCATATTTGATGGCCTCCTGGATTTCCTCGACGGGCACGCCATAGGTTTCCTTCATGTCGCCGCCGAATTCGCGGATCTCGGCCAAGAGTTCCTGGGGCACGCTGGAGCTGCCGTGCATCACCAAGTGGGTATTGGGCAGGCGGGCGTGGATTTCCTTGATGCGCTTGATCGAGAGGATGTCGCCGGTGGGCTTACGCGTGAACTTGTAGGCGCCGTGGCTGGTGCCGATGGCGATGGCCAGTGCGTCGAGCTGGGTACGGCGCACAAAGTCGGCGGCCTGCTCGGGATCGGTCAGCAATTGTTCCAGCGTGAGCTTGCCGTCGGCGCCGTGACCATCTTCCTTATCGCCTTCCATGGTTTCCAGCGAGCCCAGGCAGCCCAGTTCGCCTTCCACCGTCACGCCCAGTTTGTGGGCCATGTCGACCACCTTGCGGGTCACTTCGACGTTGTATTCGTAGTCAGCGATGGTTTTGCCGTCTTCCTTCAGGGAGCCGTCCATCATGACGCTGGAAAAACCCAGATTGATGGCGCCTTGACAGACCGCCGGGGACTGCCCGTGATCCTGGTGCATGACGACCGGAATATGCGGATACGACTCGACAGCAGCCTGGATCAGGTACTTCAGAAAGCCTTCGCCCGCATATTTGCGCGCGCCGGCCGAGGCCTGCATGATGACCGGGCTGTCGGTCTCCGCAGCGGCTTCCATAATGGCCTGGACCTGCTCCAGATTGTTGACATTGAAGGCGGGGATGCCATAACCGTGCTCGGCGGCATGGTCGAGCAACTGGCGCATGGAAACGAGGGCCATAACAAGGACTCCTGAATTCTCGTATTGATGGATGATGAAATCCGGCTTAATCGCATGATTTTAGCCGTCTTTCATCCCGCGTCTTATGGGATGGCCTCAGGGCGTAACATCTTCACGCGCTTTACCTCCCCCGCGATCCGTCCCCGAGCTGACAACTAGCTGTCAGCTTTGGAGAACCATCATTCGGTCCTACGTTCCGTCCATCTGACGGACATCACCGCGGACTTCATCTGTACTTTCCATGAATACTAAAAAGCTGACACGCTATATCGGCATCTCCATGGTGCTCGGTATTGCGGTGGGTTATCTCTGCAACCGCTATGCGCAGGATGCGCAACATGCTAAGGAACTGGCCTCCTACTTCAGCATGGTGACCGACATCTTCCTGCGCCTGATCAAGATGATCATCGCGCCGCTGGTGTTCGCCACCCTGGTCTCAGGCCTGGCCAGTATGACTGACGGGGCTGCGGTCGGCCGCATCGGTTTGCGCGCCATGCTGTGGTTTATCGTCGCCTCGGCCACCTCCCTGCTGCTGGGCCTCTTGCTGGTCAATCTGTTCCAGCCCGGCGCCCAACTGGGCCTGGCCTTGCCCGACGCCAGCGCCACCACCAGCCTGAAAACCGGCGACTTCACGCTCAAGGCTTTCATTACCCATGTCTTCCCGCGCAGCATCATGGAAGCCATGGCCAACAATGAAATCCTTCAGATTCTGGTGTTCTCGCTGTTTTTCGGCGCAGCGCTTGCCTTTGTGCGGCGCAGCGGCCACACCACCATCGTTTCGGCCATTGATGAACTGGCCAAGGTGATGTTCCGCGTGACCGACTACGTCATGCGATTCGCGCCGCTGGGCGTGTTTGCCGCCATGGCGGCCGCCGTCACGACGGAAGGGCTGGGCGTGCTGGTGAGTTATGGCAAGCTGATTGGCGAGTTCTATCTCGGCCTGGCCCTGCTGTGGGCGCTGCTGTTCGGCGTGGGCTATCTCTTTTTGCGTCGTGATGTGGGCCGCCTCGGCGGGCTGATCAAAGAGCCCATCCTGCTGGCCTTCTCGACAGCCAGCAGCGAATCGGCCTACCCCAAGACCATCGAGGCGCTGACGCGCTTCGGTGTATCGCCGCGCATTTCCGGCTTCGTGCTGCCGCTAGGCTATTCCTTCAACCTGGATGGCTCCATGATGTATCAGTCCTTCGCGGTGCTTTTCATCGCGCAGGCCTATGGCATCGACATGAGCTTCACGCAGCAACTCATGCTCTTGCTCGTGCTCATGGTGACCAGCAAGGGCATGGCAGGCGTGGCGCGCGCCTCGCTGGTCGTGGTGGCCGCAACCCTGCCGATGTTCAATCTGCCAGAGGCCGGTCTGCTGCTCATCATCGGCATCGATCAGTTCTTCGATATGGGCCGTACCGCCACCAACGTGGTCGGCAACAGCCTGGCTACGGCCGTCATCGCCAAGATGGAAGGCGACCGCGCCAGCGACGACGAAATCGCGTCGGCCAGCGCCGAAGACGAGGCCCAGGCTTAAAGCAAGCGGGCGGGCTTGCCCGCCCTCGCCCCTCGGCCTACATCAGCCCAGCGCCTGCTCTTCGGTATCCGGGATCAGGCGCTTGCCCAGGCTCAAGACATCGTCGGGCGCAAAGCCCATCGACGCATAAAACTGCTGTACTGCGGCATTGTCACGGCGAATTTGCAGATTGACTTTGGGACAGCCGGCCGCCAATAGCCGCGCCTGCGCCGCCGCCATCAAGGCGCGGCCATAGCCGCGTTTCTGCCAGGCCGGATCAACCGCCAGATAGTTGATCCAACCGCGATGTCCGTCGTAGCCGGCCATCACACTGGCCACCACCCCTCCTTCGATCTCCCCCACCAAAAACCATTCCGACTGCACGGTCAGTTTGCGGGCGATATCTCTATAGGGACTATTCCAAGGCCGCGTCAGGCCGCAGACGCGCCAAAGCGCGACAACCTGCGCTTCATCGTGATGCGCATAGGGCCGGATTTTCAGGAATGCTGCGGTCATGCTGTGACTCCTTCGGGTTGAAAATTTCTTGAACCGAAGGTCAGATCTGTTCCGCGTGAAAAACAAAAAGGCCACGATTACAGATCGTGGCCTTCGGTAGGGACGCGGCGCGCGCGCTGACCAGCCACTCAACAACGTTGAGTGATTCGTCGGACAGCAATACGGGACGCGGCGGACATCGTATTCATGGGTCATAGACTACCTGCGCCCGGAGCGCCAGGCAAGTCATCTGTACGTCAACATCAAGCCTGTTGCACGCCTACTCGCGGATCAGCGCCCCCTGCCTGCGACGCCTCGCTCATGGACGGACTTTGAACGCGGCCTATTTTCCCGCCACGAGGCATTGCAGGCGCCTATTCGATGCCTGACGGAAATCTGAACAAAAACGCCTGAAACCCCTTTTTTTAAGGGGGTATCTGACACTGTCCTGAACCGAAAAACAAGGCTGTGGTTTTGCCGCAATAGTACTTACGCCTAGTCGAACAAATTCCCTTGAAC includes:
- a CDS encoding amino acid ABC transporter permease — translated: MDIATLKMYLTPLAEGSLWTLALFFCSAFLAVAVGLVVCLCRLSKSAVLSRAARFYIEVIRGTPLLLQLFYIYYGLPEMGVVIGGFTAGVLGLTLNFGAYLAELFRSGIQSVDSGQYEAARALGLSRFHRLRDIVLPQALRTVFPALGNYTLVLIKETSLVAVISVYELMRAGEMLAGATFQALTVYTMVGIIYFCMCSVLSWVFRRSEKRLAVPGYWNGAGENHDITKA
- a CDS encoding ABC transporter substrate-binding protein, translating into MKRIINSLLAISLLCSAGLSQARSLEQIRAAGSMNVITTASAPPHGFKNPASNQLEGIMVDVAQGVAQHLKVSMKLSEVPFSGLIPTLTSGRADVMSAPLFITQERARVIDFSAPVYEWGEGIVVSDKSKKSYARFGDMKGQRVGVLVDSVQFNMIKDMPGTKVTTYQDYATLLADVRAGRIDLGIVDPPSIIYQIQTRKIPGVKLDTTYHPEKKWQVGLAVEKGNKDLLDAVNAAIATMKQNGEMAEIGRKWGVADLMSQ
- a CDS encoding arginase family protein encodes the protein MDLPAPSVQDEAPGVCVLGIPFDCGTHPFRVGSRQGPDAIREQSRLLRPFDLFRRAGVENPAQFLRAVDAGNVVCWPGDPERSYPVIETAVDRILEAGAIPVTMGGDGAVTLPQLRAVGRRHPGLVVLHFDAHTDTYPVSGYNTASTFTRAAEETLLDVSASFHVGTRGNSFMGGVVEYSREVGYTVIPFDDFDRDQVAMLDEIKRRVGDRPVYLCFDMDVFDPSCAPGVCTPEWGGLTAKEGLALLRRLSGLNFVAFDVNTVSPPQDVGGATAFLAATVMQEFLALAVAAIRRHA
- a CDS encoding acetolactate synthase large subunit, coding for MNGADSLCDTLLVNDIDVCFANPGTSEMHFVAALDRKPRMRCVLGLFEGVVTGAADGYARMADKPAATLLHLGPGLGNGLANLHNARRARTPMVNVVGDHATYHVQYDAPLTSDGEAVARPMSHWVGRIEDAASVAARTGEAIRAARQAPGQVATLFLPANAAWTDLPDNTPAPRPVAFDGPARPDGDAVRAAAAAIRSGENTTLLLGGDALRGRALAAAARIAQATGVRLASETSNRRIERGLGRAPVERLPYPVDMALEFLKDVRNLVLVGSRSPVAFFAYPGKPSLLAPEGCHTVTLATQEQDLAHALEWLAEELGIKPDAPQLAAPGWTEALPTSGKLTSAAVNLLTMRHLPENAIVVDESITQGREIGSHSINAAPHDWLQLTGGAIGIGIPMAAGAAVACPDRKVVTMQADGSGMYTVQALWTQARERLNCLTIVYANNSYQTLHGEMRNVGVQEPGRNAQRMLDLVDPKLDWVSLARGMGVEAVRVDTVESFAQALQTGLKHRGPFLIEAVI
- a CDS encoding amino acid ABC transporter ATP-binding protein produces the protein MSAQPIISLRGVSKWYGDFKVIDNLSLDVHAGEKLILCGPSGSGKSTTIRLINRLEEHQQGDIVVNGIELNEQLSNIERIRADVGMVFQHFNLFPHLTVLQNCTLAPMRVKRVAPAEAEARAMQYLQRVRIPQLADKFPGQLSGGQKQRVAIARALCMQPKVMLFDEPTSALDPEMVKEVLETMVELAREGMTMICVTHEMGFAREVGDRVVFMDGGRIVESAPPQRFFTAPQSERAQAFLGQILSPA
- a CDS encoding IclR family transcriptional regulator translates to MSASAEDSPLYVAALARGISLLSAFSEGRPALTLPELAEATGLSKSAVQRFAHTLWVLGYLRKHPQTKKFSLSPRSLELGMRYAQTSALVLGGNPFLHLLNRSSEETCSLAEPDGLDMVYVARFATHKQMFVHMPVGKRLPIYCTAAGRAVLSRLDEDRARALMAACERRAHTANSITDLDALMAEVAYARQHGYARSNSEFYPGDITVSAPILDPMGTPVGAINVSVPASRWSFEEAQAVFGPQVVETAHAISASRTIGLTQPFYMMEAPV